Proteins co-encoded in one Cytobacillus sp. NJ13 genomic window:
- a CDS encoding response regulator transcription factor: MNILVCDDDKAIVDAVGIYLENEGYKILKAFNGVEAIEVIRDHEVHLIIMDIMMPKMDGIRATMKIREENNIPLIMLSAKSEDSDKILGLNLGADDYITKPFNPLELIARVKSQLRRYTTFGSLETRSNVYQTGGLIIDDERRTVTIDGKEVHLTPVQYKILKLLTANAGRVFSIEEIYEKIWNEKSFSPENTVTVHIRKIREKIEINPKEPKYLKVVWGVGYKVEKI; this comes from the coding sequence ATGAACATATTGGTTTGTGATGATGATAAAGCCATTGTAGATGCGGTAGGCATTTATTTAGAAAATGAAGGCTATAAAATACTTAAAGCTTTTAATGGAGTAGAAGCCATCGAAGTAATAAGAGATCATGAGGTTCATCTTATTATCATGGACATTATGATGCCCAAGATGGATGGGATTAGAGCTACCATGAAGATTAGAGAAGAAAATAATATCCCATTGATCATGCTTTCTGCCAAATCGGAGGATTCGGATAAAATTTTAGGCTTAAACTTAGGGGCAGATGATTATATCACTAAGCCATTTAATCCCCTGGAGCTAATCGCAAGGGTTAAATCACAGCTGAGACGATATACGACATTTGGAAGTCTTGAAACAAGAAGCAATGTATATCAGACTGGGGGACTTATAATCGATGATGAAAGGAGAACAGTCACGATCGATGGGAAGGAGGTCCATCTCACACCCGTACAATATAAGATATTAAAGCTTCTGACTGCAAACGCCGGAAGAGTTTTCTCCATCGAGGAGATCTATGAAAAGATATGGAATGAAAAATCCTTCAGTCCGGAAAACACGGTAACCGTTCATATCAGGAAAATTAGAGAAAAAATAGAGATAAATCCGAAAGAGCCAAAATATTTGAAGGTGGTGTGGGGAGTTGGATATAAAGTTGAAAAAATATAG